ACTATAGCAATTAAGGTCAATTAGGACCATTTATTCATCCAACTGATAACTTGTTTTGCTGCACTATTGCACAGAATGCTCACTGAAAGGTATCCTGTGTGGCTGTATATAACCACGAGTTCTGTTTCAGTTAAGCTAGACTTTATTCAAAACAGCAGGTCATTTTTATCTGCTGCCAGCTATTGACGTCGAGAAGAACATTTGATTCATCCGTGTTTATCTGGCATTTCATACTAAAGCAAAACCAGAAATGCCGCTGACAAACGCAGCAACGAAAAggttttctttgtttatttgttgccattttccacctcttttctttttggttGATGTTCTTATATGCCAAATAAAGTCTTTCATTAGGATGCAGAGGCACAGAAGCACATAACTAAGTTGCTACTATTTGGTTTAATTAATAGTACTTTACTTGTATACAACTTTTGCCCAGCTTTCAAAGCAtgtaaaacacaaatacataaaagTTATACCTAAATCCTGTGACTAGTTTTAAATTTTACAGACTTGTACATATATTTTGTCACTAGCGCAGagacaaaaataaattgtgttCAATGCATgctaaacagacaaacaataggCCTTTTCCACAGAACACATTTGATGTGTCGCAGTAGGAACAGGCGAGCATGATACAATAATGAACAAAGCCAATGTCATTAGCAGCACGTTATTGCTCGTCTTTcagagtcaaaatgtctgctgtggaaaAGGCCACCTGCAAACAACCCTCACTTTGTTCTGAGCAAGACATACTAAAAATGTATGTCGGGATGGATAAGAGCTGTTTATGAAGACTGAAAGTACCACAATATGACTAAAAACTCAGACACTAAAGTGCAGAGAACTTGGAGGTAACAGGCTTGTTAGCTTTTGAACATATGAATGTATATTCCCTGAAGAAATATATTTCCATTGTCATACGTTTAATAAAAGGTTCTGAGCAACTGGTTCATTCTTTTAGAAATATACATGGTCTTACTTGATAAAAGGTGCCAAAacaagtttaatatgcaacaatatatttatttttttaagcacacaaaaaaaatgagcAACAGCTCTGGCTTCACAGTCATTGATCAAATTAAGTTATCAGTAAACCGTCAACTACACCTACGACTGAAAAAGGCATTTAAACCTTAAAATGATTCAAGTCACTCAAGGATATTTTATCTGAACTCAACCTTGATCTATAGATGAGACACATCCTACAGTAAGAATTCACCTCAGATTATCTAACAAACATTATCACCACTCCTCTTCTTAAATGCCGTTTTAACAGCTAGTGATTGCTTTATAGGCTCTGGGAGACAGCTTAAAGGCTTAAGGTGACTTCAGTGATCAAAGTCGGACACATCAAATTAAAGAACTTTGGCAAAAATGACGGCCGTGAAATAAGTCTGCATAGTTAATATTAGTATGCATCTTTCTTCTGtaaacaataaaatgcaaacaaacccTGGAAAGAACTCAGGTCAAATATGAGGTAACACGTCTAACGGCGTCAGGCTTTGGTAGTGCTCGTAGCGAAGCATTCAGCTGATCAGGCTTTCCATTTCTTCCAGATTGCTCGTGTCAAGTTTCGTGATTCTCCGGTCTgtgggagaaagacagagagataaaAGTCACCTTTTGGAGCCTTACATTCGGGCGTTTTTAAATGATCAAACTGAAAGAAATGGGAACATACTGAAATGCATCTCAATTTGGTTGATGACATCCATGCTGTGTTTGCTGTCAACCATGTTGACGGCAAATCCCCTTCTGCCAAAGCGTCCTGTGCGGCCAATCCGGTGAAGGTAGGTCTCATTGTCGGCGTTCCCATCCATGTCCACAGGCAGGTCAAAGTTGACCACAAGTGACACCTGTTCCACGTCAATACCTGTAATAAGCACAACCGCAAATGGGTTggagatatatacatatacatgtatatataccCTCACCTCCCACCATGAAGACGTTCTCATTTCTAAGTCTCCCCCTCACCCCTGGAGCACACGTTTGTGGTCACCAGGACCTTCTCCTTGCCGTTCCTGAAGCGATCGATGACGGCAGCTCTCTGCTCCACGGTCATTTCCCCGCTCAGTAACGCCACCTGGTGACCCTCGTTGGTCAGGTTCGCAGTCAGCCAAGCAGCCATCTTGCGAGTCTGAAGAAAAAGTACCTGCTAAACTTAATTGCTCATACTACATCCTGTCAAGTTTGGGGACATTTTCCtggaattgaaaaaaaacaaaaacgtatttaaagctatagtgcgtattTTCTGTCTCCACGAataggaattctaagtaatgacaacaacaccgctggcgcgtccacatgatataGCCTTCTGTGATCATGCACAAGCCCCCccccatgcagttgctagtatgCAAGGATCAAATAaacatgacggactcttcagaagaggtaattatcttcactcgagcttctgcgcaaGAAAGTCACccgacgacacaatcttctgaacacagccgtACTGAGAAGtaagagagagttgtgtggagccgacagtcttaattagctttgtagcaactcatttggcattGGCTTGAATGTTACGGACGTTCATTAACATCAAAAatttacgcactaaagctttaaaataaatCTCAATTTGTCCTTTTCGGATGTTTCGATCATACTTTGTTTTGGCTTATGCAGAATGTTCTACTGACAAAAAGATCTCATCTGTCAATTTATCAAAATTCAAGACCCCATTTACAATTGGCATTGACATGCAATCTGTATCTGGATATCCTACGGTGTAACTGCATTAGAGGTGGTTTGGCTCACATTGTGATCAGATCTGAGCCAGGTGGAAATGCAATCCGTACTGTAACTGAAGCGTGACCAGGACGCACACTTTTTATTACCTTGACTGTGAAATcggatgtttttttacagatgCTGAACAATGACACGCAAATTTGAGTATTGACATGTAGACGGTTGCAGGTGTTTGGTGTGGGGCGGAGTGAATAATACATTACTCATAGTTATAGGTAAAGTGCATTGGGGGGGGGAAACATCCGTAATAACggcaggtatatatatatattaaaaaatatctcTAGATAAGAAAAAGCATGAACCACAAAACCATACAGAAGTGGATTGGAAAATTGCCAACAAGTGAAATATTTGAGCAAAACTGGCGAATGAGTAGACTTGGAAGGTTCCCCTACCTAATTCTGCCTCTTCCTACTAGCTCAAACTGCCCAACCAAAGCTaccactagggttgggtaccgtttggatttttacgattccgatgccgaaccggtacttttaaaacaattccgattcctaacagattcctaaaccgattcttgaaaaactgaaaaatgacactaaagaaaggctctttaatggagttttttttttttttattgaaaattattttaatttaacaataCATTGATATTGTTATAAAGTACTtacatatataataagtaaacctaagtcacctaacacataactacaataatttaacaataaataacagttacactattaacaagtaacaacaaaataaatgttgggtTGGTATGCCagccagcttcaaactttagcagttcttttgcatatttgccttctctggcaagatactacacctctcatcacgtgcagtgaatggttaatattcttttacgtccgttttggtgagcccaatCAGCAgcgattgtagagtgcatgtcggagaatagcatggacacgcgcttcacaccgagCAGGTACACGCGCCActtggcagaaaagggagaaagaaaaaaagagtctgccgctgtccagagtgacagagggaaaatatttcagccggaaccgaaatgaggaaccgaaatttgcgttctaccgtacccaaccctagctaCAAGTAGTAGCAGTAGCTAGCAAGTCTTGGCTCGCAAAACGTgatttttcaaaatgaatgcCTAATACTTGCTCtctacaggaaaaaaaagagcccAAACAGCAGCATTGCTTGCCTTCACGTGGGACGTGACAAGTTTGTTGACAAGTCCTCCAGCCCTGCCTAATGAATTTGCATATTGAGATCGGACCACAACGCAAGAAGAATGgagataacaaaaaaacaatcaccAATACCAGGTGTGATGGAGAGGCCCGCAGATCGGATGTCATGATCCAGATCATGTATCCAGACACAGATCACACATCACCATGGTGTAAATGGGGTCAAACAGTGACGGAGGAGTTTTGATTTGTCATCATAATGAAGTGTGTACTAAGCGGGATTAAAAGAGCTGACTTACATGGCAGAAGATCATGGCCTGTGCAATGGTAAGGCTCCCATAAAGATTACAGAGTGCTGTGAACTTGTCCTCCTTCTCCCTACAGAGCACGTAGAACTGCTTGATTGTGTCCAGTGTCTCCTCCTCACGCTTCAGCCTGATGATGTTGGGATCGGGAACCACCTGCTCTGCAAACCTCCACACAGAGTCCTCAAAGGTTGCAGAGAAAAGGAGCATCTGGCAGTCCTTTGTCAGCTGTCTGTACGAAGAAAAGAGGGACACAATGCAACAAGAGATGCTTGTTGCatgtagagctgaaacaattccACATTTTACTGTACAATTAATGAACTCAGAAACAATtgcaattaacaatataattgtctcttttagtcaaatttaaaagacatttttttgttatgtattaCTCTTTCAAACATAactttttgaataaatcccagaatactgtacatattttggTTATATTACTTATGTGAGCCAGATAATTTAATAACACAGCTACACAggctatgaagtaaaccacgcctctttattgTCATAAAACATTGAATTTTGTTtcttaaatcaacataaaattgccaattaccatcaacagtcatagCCCTTAGGactttagctaatgttagcaataaATAacagttgaaaaaaagaaacggCGATTACGTAAAAATAATTGTGTagtaattgttacaggcctttGCACGGGACAAAGACAGGTGTTATAATGGGCAGGTGTCTCGGAGAGGAACCCACCTATGGATCCGAATGCTCTGGTCCCGGTGGCCTTGCGTGGCGATCATCACATCAGCCTCGTCGAGCACAAACATAGTAATCTTCTTGGGGTCAATGAGTTTGTACTTGGTGCACCAGTCGAGGACTGTGCCTGGTGTTCCGATGACAATCTGCTCCTGCAACTTGACGCCTCGCTCCACTGAACAGAACGCAGAATTTCATGCAGTGACACAACCAACACTGGCTCTCTAATGACTTGAAATAACCATTTTGCCGCCAATTGGATCAGATGTCATAACAATTGTGGTCACATTCTTACGTCTGTTGCCCCGAATGCCGTAAGCCAGTTTCACATCAGGGCACAATGCCCCCATTTGCTCGATTACTTGGCCGATCTGCAGAGCGAGCTCATATGTTGGCGCGATGCAAAGGCACTGAAAGAACCAAACAGGTTTTAAATGGTGAGTGCATATCGGCGTCAACAACGGAATGTGGAGACTGGCTGGCTCAGCAGATTACGTGTTATGCTTACCTGGGTCCACTTATTGTCCGGGTTTACATGGCTGAGCATGGCAAGAGAAAAAGCAGCAGTTTTACCCGTGCCAGACTGGGACTGGGCGATCAGATTCTGAGGTCTGCAGCCagagaaaatacacacacaaacaggggaATAAATCACTGACAAACgtcacaaaaatgtttttagaacTACTGTAAAGACAATAGTTGCAGTCCATTTTAGAGCTTCAACAATTAGTCAATCGGCAGAAGATTAATTTGCAACTATTTTTGACAATCGCTTAAATCATTTAAGTCATTATTCATTATGCCGAAAACTATAGACGTTTATTGACGTCACCTCAGACATTAGGATATTTTCGTGGccatttttcacagttttctaATTTATTACAGATCAAATAATTAAACAGGAATATAATTGGCTTAATTACAGCCCTAGTCCATCTACTTCATGCCAaatttgtttttacatgttCTCATTATTGTTATAGTACAACTTTATAGTTCCAAATCTAGTTTACAATTAGTTGGCCAGAGTGGCAAAACCATTTTATGTATTAAAAGCACaatgaatttatttttatttttagtcacTTTAATGTGCTAGATTCTATCCACTAAAGCCAAATCCTGCACTGAAATGCATTTTCATTGAATTAGTGCTGAAACGATtagtcaattaattgattagttgattagcCAATCTTTCAAGtaatttttaaagcaaaaatatcaataatttgCTAGTTTCAGGTTATCAGTTGTGAGGATTTACTGCTTTTCTCAGTTTTTATATTACTGTAacttgaatatctttgagttttggatTGAGTGTTTGATTGAACAAAACAGGTCATCTGAAAACAGCAGTTTGGGGTGTAATTCAAAGATACAAATGGACTCAAtgattaataatgaaaataatagttgCAGTCCTAAATTGAATACTCCTTGATAAGCGATTAAGTGCTGTCAAGTAAACTCAACCTCCAACATTCCTTCAAAATAGGACCCCAACTACTTATTttgtggatacattttttttttattaattgaataattattgagtctataaaaatgtcagaaaatagagaaagaaaaacacatagTCCAAAGATGATGAAAAACACAGAGTCCAAAGATGATGATGTCAAGTCActcattttgtaaaataaattgaGCGTCCAGCATCAGCTGCTTGCATCTATGCAACCCacctcctccccagctccaccttGTTGTGTATAACGTGGCATAAGCTTCTAGGTCATCGTTGCCGCTCTGTTCATATGGGGGAATAGCCTAAACTGCGCAAGCgtcccctaatgctgctgctgctgctgtcccgaCTCTCTGCTTTTTCATAgtgctcatgaaaggtcaggggactcctctgaacagagccatacaaccaaatttgattcataatttattcaattaaattttattcaataaagcatttttattgtctgtgttgttcttgactttaatggacctgaaagaaatgcaaataagtTCAATTCATAAcataaaagtataaaataaagagcatcaaatcctcacattttagggGCTTGAACAAGAAAATATTCAGTATTTTTCCTTgataaacaactttaacaatTGCTTGATTATGTTATGTcttatgtctgtctctctgtcaatgtctttttttgttttttgtttctgtctgtgtgtgtgtatgtctgtttctgtatgtcttatttgtaagCTGCAGACATCATTCttactgttgtgtttttattacgtctccctccttcccatctttcctctctgtgttttttgGTCCTGGGACACGTTCTTATGTctcagcacattgtaatttgaaAGAGCACCATGGGATGGTGCTCTACCACCCTATGTGACTAtactgaataaaaacatttgatcgCAAAAAACAATTGCTTGATTATGAAAATGGCTGACAATTAATTTCCCAGAATCCAAGATCATGTTGTTAAGTCCCTCATTTAATTAAACCaatagtaaaaaagaaaagcaaagatAATGAATTTAATGACATAAGGGAGAGAAGATCAACAAATCCTTACATTTAAATCACTTAAACTTGCTATTTTTTCCTTGGGAAACGTGTTAATTGGGAAAATAattctactttactttattcccttataatgcccatatttaatgctgtcttttttttttttttacttatccttgcactgctatatagtttttataataCTATGTCTACATATTGGACTTatctgcactaccaccatgacacacactctcatagagcaccttaccataaAGCACCTtacctgccctgtcactgcaagcgtctcatgcttatacatcccttagtacattcatgtggattttttattttgtattttttcttttattgtccatattattatttttttggttatttgttctttgttattttatcatcctgtttatgatttatgtgtatgttgtgtgtgatgtctaagctactgggaccttgaatttccccttggggatcaataaagtatctatctatcaatcattTTCACAATTAATTTCCCAAATGAAATTGAACTCACGGCTGTGCCAACATCATGGGCAAGGCATTCTCCTGGATCCTGGATGGTCTGTTGAAACCCATGTTGTACACGCCCTTCAGTAGCTCAGGTTTCCTATTGGTCATCAAGTCAAAGAAGCATAGTGTGTGAggaggaaaaaataaacaacGACAACATACATGTGTTTAAAAGTCAATGTCAAACTCACAGCCTCAGCTCTTCAAATGTCTTGACGGAGTAGAGAGGAGAGGTGGGGTCCCGCTGCA
This genomic interval from Perca fluviatilis chromosome 5, GENO_Pfluv_1.0, whole genome shotgun sequence contains the following:
- the zgc:193690 gene encoding ATP-dependent RNA helicase DDX19A, producing MSEDSWAVAVDVQEATNPSTQFDFSKKVERLRGPRNIRGDINGNILPEKTENGGSKREAEKVDLAEQSLLNKLIRRSLVRNRNQVEVLQRDPTSPLYSVKTFEELRLKPELLKGVYNMGFNRPSRIQENALPMMLAQPPQNLIAQSQSGTGKTAAFSLAMLSHVNPDNKWTQCLCIAPTYELALQIGQVIEQMGALCPDVKLAYGIRGNRLERGVKLQEQIVIGTPGTVLDWCTKYKLIDPKKITMFVLDEADVMIATQGHRDQSIRIHRQLTKDCQMLLFSATFEDSVWRFAEQVVPDPNIIRLKREEETLDTIKQFYVLCREKEDKFTALCNLYGSLTIAQAMIFCHTRKMAAWLTANLTNEGHQVALLSGEMTVEQRAAVIDRFRNGKEKVLVTTNVCSRGIDVEQVSLVVNFDLPVDMDGNADNETYLHRIGRTGRFGRRGFAVNMVDSKHSMDVINQIEMHFNRRITKLDTSNLEEMESLIS